The proteins below come from a single Portunus trituberculatus isolate SZX2019 chromosome 2, ASM1759143v1, whole genome shotgun sequence genomic window:
- the LOC123503034 gene encoding zinc finger protein 100-like isoform X3, giving the protein MTRGERERESRETKGSCSGGVRTGSSMSEQQSASAMRRFRIAGKNDLEAGSSTHRGERRFVCQQCDKTFTSREGLRRHTLAHSGVKDYECLECGKKFTTKSHLTSHTLTHSGVRNYECLECGKKFIRKGHLTTHTLRHRGVRNYECEECGKKFTTKCHLTRHTVTHSGVSNYECEECGKKFFTIGALDTHAFRHTGLWEFKCDVCGKCFKTKSDIARHVKIHF; this is encoded by the exons atgaccagaggagagagagagagagagagcagagagacaaag GGTTCCTGCAGTGGAGGGGTGAGGACGGGCAGCAGCATGAGTGAACAGCAGTCTGCCTCAGCTATGAGGAGGTTCAGGATTGCTGGCAAGAATGACCTGGAGGCAGGCAGCTCCAcccacagaggagagagaaggtttgTGTGTCAGCAGTGTGATAAAACTTTTACATCCAGAGAAGGACTTAGACGACACACCCTggcacacagtggtgttaaagATTATGAGTGTctagaatgtggaaagaaattcactaCAAagtctcacctcacttcacacaccctgacacacagtggtgttagaaattatgagtgtctggaatgtggaaagaaattcatcaGAAAaggtcacctcaccacacacaccctgaggcACAgaggtgttagaaattatgaatgTGAggaatgtggcaagaaattcaccacaaagtGTCATCTCACCAGACACACcgtgacacacagtggtgttagtaattatgagtgtgaggagtgtggcaagaaattcTTCACCATTGGTGCTCTCGACACACATGCCTTCAGACACACTGGCTTGTGGGAGTTCAAGTGTGATGTTTGTGGCAAGTGTTTCAAGACTAAGAGTGACATTGCCCGGCATGTGAAGATCCACTTTtga
- the LOC123503034 gene encoding putative zinc finger protein 56 isoform X2: MTRGERERESRETKVSRPGALLGSDVTPFAFPKGSCSGGVRTGSSMSEQQSASAMRRFRIAGKNDLEAGSSTHRGERRFVCQQCDKTFTSREGLRRHTLAHSGVKDYECLECGKKFTTKSHLTSHTLTHSGVRNYECLECGKKFIRKGHLTTHTLRHRGVRNYECEECGKKFTTKCHLTRHTVTHSGVSNYECEECGKKFFTIGALDTHAFRHTGLWEFKCDVCGKCFKTKSDIARHVKIHF, translated from the exons atgaccagaggagagagagagagagagagcagagagacaaag GTGTCCAGGCCGGGTGCCTTGCTGGGCTCTGACGTGACTCCCTTTGCCTTCCCCAAGGGTTCCTGCAGTGGAGGGGTGAGGACGGGCAGCAGCATGAGTGAACAGCAGTCTGCCTCAGCTATGAGGAGGTTCAGGATTGCTGGCAAGAATGACCTGGAGGCAGGCAGCTCCAcccacagaggagagagaaggtttgTGTGTCAGCAGTGTGATAAAACTTTTACATCCAGAGAAGGACTTAGACGACACACCCTggcacacagtggtgttaaagATTATGAGTGTctagaatgtggaaagaaattcactaCAAagtctcacctcacttcacacaccctgacacacagtggtgttagaaattatgagtgtctggaatgtggaaagaaattcatcaGAAAaggtcacctcaccacacacaccctgaggcACAgaggtgttagaaattatgaatgTGAggaatgtggcaagaaattcaccacaaagtGTCATCTCACCAGACACACcgtgacacacagtggtgttagtaattatgagtgtgaggagtgtggcaagaaattcTTCACCATTGGTGCTCTCGACACACATGCCTTCAGACACACTGGCTTGTGGGAGTTCAAGTGTGATGTTTGTGGCAAGTGTTTCAAGACTAAGAGTGACATTGCCCGGCATGTGAAGATCCACTTTtga
- the LOC123503034 gene encoding zinc finger protein 100-like isoform X4: MSEQQSASAMRRFRIAGKNDLEAGSSTHRGERRFVCQQCDKTFTSREGLRRHTLAHSGVKDYECLECGKKFTTKSHLTSHTLTHSGVRNYECLECGKKFIRKGHLTTHTLRHRGVRNYECEECGKKFTTKCHLTRHTVTHSGVSNYECEECGKKFFTIGALDTHAFRHTGLWEFKCDVCGKCFKTKSDIARHVKIHF, translated from the coding sequence ATGAGTGAACAGCAGTCTGCCTCAGCTATGAGGAGGTTCAGGATTGCTGGCAAGAATGACCTGGAGGCAGGCAGCTCCAcccacagaggagagagaaggtttgTGTGTCAGCAGTGTGATAAAACTTTTACATCCAGAGAAGGACTTAGACGACACACCCTggcacacagtggtgttaaagATTATGAGTGTctagaatgtggaaagaaattcactaCAAagtctcacctcacttcacacaccctgacacacagtggtgttagaaattatgagtgtctggaatgtggaaagaaattcatcaGAAAaggtcacctcaccacacacaccctgaggcACAgaggtgttagaaattatgaatgTGAggaatgtggcaagaaattcaccacaaagtGTCATCTCACCAGACACACcgtgacacacagtggtgttagtaattatgagtgtgaggagtgtggcaagaaattcTTCACCATTGGTGCTCTCGACACACATGCCTTCAGACACACTGGCTTGTGGGAGTTCAAGTGTGATGTTTGTGGCAAGTGTTTCAAGACTAAGAGTGACATTGCCCGGCATGTGAAGATCCACTTTtga
- the LOC123503034 gene encoding zinc finger protein 33B-like isoform X1 gives MSEQQQQQQQQQSASGVGRSSHGGKNDLEAGSSTHRGERKLGCQLCDKTFTSKGFRIHILRHSGVRNYECLDCGKKFTTMSELTTHTLTHSGVRNNECLECGKKFTKKFDFTRYTLTHSGVRHYECLECGKKFTDKGYLTAHTVTHSGVRNYECLECGKKFTRNSALTTHTLTHSGVKNYECLECGKKFTTKSGLTAHILTHSGVKNHECLECGKKFTRKSSLTIHTLRHSGVKDFECEECGKKFYNIGARNSHAFRHTGLREFKCDVCGKCFKTKSEIAQHVKIHF, from the coding sequence ATGAgtgaacagcaacagcagcagcagcagcagcagtctgcCTCAGGTGTGGGAAGGTCCAGCCATGGTGGAAAGAATGACCTGGAGGCAGGCAGCTCCAcccacagaggagagagaaagcttgGGTGTCAGCTGTGTGATAAAACCTTTACATCCAAAGGGTTTAGAATACACATCCTGAggcacagtggtgttagaaattatgagtgtctggattgtggaaagaaatttaccACAATGTCtgaactcaccacacacaccctgacacacagtggtgttagaaataaTGAGTGTctagaatgtggaaagaaattcaccaaaAAGTTTGATTTCACCAgatacaccctgacacacagtggtgttagacattatgagtgtctggaatgtggaaagaaattcactgATAAGGGTTACCTCACCGCACACACcgtgacacacagtggtgttagaaattatgagtgtctggaatgtggaaagaaattcaccagaAACTCtgctctcaccacacacaccctgacacacagtggtgttaaaaattatgaatgtctggaatgtggaaagaaatttaccACAAAGTCTGGTCTCACCGCACAcatcctgacacacagtggtgttaagaaTCATGAATGTctagaatgtggaaagaaattcaccagaAAGAGTAGCCTCACCATACACACCCTCAGACACAGTGGTGTTAAAGACTTcgagtgtgaggagtgtggcaagaagTTCTATAACATTGGTGCTCGCAACAGCCACGCCTTCAGACACACTGGCTTGAGGGAGTTCAAGTGTGATGTTTGTGGCAAGTGTTTCAAGACTAAGAGTGAAATTGCCCAGCATGTGAAGATCCACTTttga